One stretch of Sphaerochaeta sp. DNA includes these proteins:
- a CDS encoding glycerol-3-phosphate responsive antiterminator → MDVRGIKDLFEQSPIIAAVKSEELLQKALESECMMVFILYGSICTIDAIVDQVKARGKIAIVHTDLVAGLAGKDPVGAEFIRRHTKADGIISTKQQMVRRAKELGLIAGERTFMIDSMAFATVTQHLATCRPDFLEIMPGVATTIIHELHEMTDVPLVAGGLIRNKTDILRALDGGACAISTTKAELWAL, encoded by the coding sequence GGCGGTGAAATCCGAAGAGCTTCTGCAGAAAGCGCTGGAAAGCGAGTGCATGATGGTGTTCATCCTGTACGGCTCGATCTGCACGATTGACGCCATCGTGGACCAGGTCAAGGCTCGGGGGAAGATCGCCATCGTCCACACAGATCTGGTGGCGGGGCTGGCCGGCAAGGATCCGGTCGGGGCGGAATTCATCCGCCGCCACACCAAGGCGGATGGAATCATCAGCACCAAGCAGCAAATGGTCCGGAGGGCAAAGGAACTGGGCTTGATCGCAGGAGAGCGCACCTTCATGATCGACAGCATGGCGTTCGCCACTGTCACCCAGCACCTTGCCACCTGCCGGCCCGATTTTCTGGAAATCATGCCCGGTGTGGCTACAACCATTATCCATGAGCTTCATGAGATGACGGATGTGCCATTGGTCGCAGGAGGGTTGATCCGGAACAAAACGGACATTCTCCGGGCGTTGGATGGGGGCGCCTGCGCCATCTCCACGACGAAAGCCGAGCTTTGGGCGCTGTAA